Part of the Nicotiana sylvestris chromosome 2, ASM39365v2, whole genome shotgun sequence genome, gagagagaattgggttttgaatgatgatgatgattttattgatgaatgaaaatgctgattacaaagatgcggtgtcgaggaggagagacaccagaaatgcttgcttgaaaatgtttgattgtttggtcccccttaataatgctttaaaaaaataaaccaacattacatgactagtcctaataaagctgtagaagcacactgaaatggaaatgatgtaaactagcctatgattacaatgaaaaggacttagattattacaaggtagaactaagtccgatggcagcaactttgtcttgcgggtcagggtctgcgcgcgcgttgctgtgggcgcgcgacacttgatgtgctggcctgaggctgggcgttggtgcttggcatcagggtctgtgcgcgaggcgctgctggaatgtgCCTGCAGCTTgacgctggcgaggcatcaggatctgcgcgcgcggcattgtcagggcgcgcggcgctgttgtcattggccagctcttgggcgctggcgagaggcatcggtggggcgacagaggcgcctgcgcgcttgtcacttggcgcagccaagaccacggggccgaccatggcgttaggcattgtgaggcttgttaggccgccatggggcgcggccaaggggtcatggggcgtgtctggaaagcagcccatgacattacaCTTGCAGTGTAATTGTTTGGCTtaaacttcttttatttttcctagttaATATTCTTCATTCTCTCATAGATAATTACCTTATTCTTCGTCAGCAGACAACATGTTAAACCAGACTTTTAGTGTGTTCCTGAGAAATAACTCTGTGGCGACCATCTCAAACAAAATGAAGGCATCCATTCCtcttgttatttcaaactttaacTTTAGTATTTGATATTTGAAGCTGTGGTTTATTTCCCTTCACCTTCTTTTACATGAAATGGTATCCGGCCATGTAAaaggtttttttcttcttcttctttctttcgaTCCAAAAAAACTTTGGACAAATTCCTTCAAGGTTGGTGTGGCGTTTAATCTATTGTAGCAAGTGATCGACGACTAGGAACTTGTTGAGAGATGACCTTAGCAGTATCTCTCCACCAACagatctctttttctttttcttcaagcTTTTGCATGGCGGATTCTAAAGCTGATTCCAGTTCTTTGATCCTTTCTTCTTGCCTTGTCTGCAGAAGCTCATGCAGTTTCCTGTTTAATTCTTCTGCTGGAACTCCACAGCTTTCAATTGTTACACAGGCATTAGGGTTGTATACTTCTGTAAAGCTTGTGCTAATGCTTCCTTCTGAGCTATCCATAATCTGCCACAATTGAAGTTCACTACTTGAGGTCTTACACAAAACTAATTAGAAAATTATAATCGTgtaaacagcctcttgcagaaatgcaggataaGGCTGCGTAAGATAGACCATTGTGGTCCGGTCCTTTCCCGGACCtagcgcatagcgggagcttagttgCACCGGGCTGCCCTATACTATGCTAAACTAAAAGCAATTTAGTATAGTCATCTCGTACTCCAATTTGTAATCTAAACAAATGTAACTGCTAACTGAACGTACCTCAGCATTCTGTTGTGTTGGATATTTCAACATGACTTCTGAATCTGAATGGAATTGCAAACGTTCTAATTCGACTTCGAGCTCTGCTTCAAGCTGGTTCATTTCCAAATTCCTCTCATTTCCTTTCATTGATTTGCAGTTGAAAGCTGTGTGATCATGGCTGCAAGTGATTTCTGATTCTTCTTCTATATCAGTAGAGTATGCGAATTGTTCAACATAATCTGAATCGTGGTGTGAGATTTTGGCTCTTGAATCAGAAAGATTTCTTCTGATTCTTCCTTGGTTTTGGAATTCCACCTTGGAATTATGAAGCAGGATTTCCATTTCTCTACGAATCTCAACTATTTTGTTGAGCTCATTTTTGGTAGCATTAAACAGATAAATTAGACCAAATCCAATGCCTAGGTTCAAAGAGTCTGCTTTCTTGTCTCCTCCTGCATAAAATGTTGATTGGTTTGTTTTAATAAATATTACACAGATGAAATCATAGAAAGACGAAATTTTCTAAAATGGCATGGATTTTGCAAATTTGCTTAGGTTtatcatatgcatgtatatatgaTGGCTTTCGTAAATAATGCATTCAGGTAATAAGTTACATGTCCAAAATATTATTATGTCATTTTCCAtgtcaatcaaaaaaaaaatgtttcatatTCTTATACGGGATATAATATGAAAACGTGAAggtaaaaatagtaaaataacgTCAAAATAGCACGGCCTAGCCATTTTTCGGATTGGTAATcgaaaatagccagcgtttgcaaagtcattgaaaaatagccaccgTTTTGCTGAAACACGGAAAGTtacagcataatatgttggattatGGATCTCCTGTGTATAAACTTCCAgaatattatgttggaacttcaggacacggaaagttccagcataatatgcgaGATTATAGAGCTCCTgcatataaacttccagcatattatgatggaactccagcacattataaaatttcagcatattatgctcaGAGGCGGATCCCGGATTTAAATCTTATGGGTTCAATTTTAAGGGCTTTTAATATTGAAcccattgtatttttaaatttatgggttcatatctactatttttgcaattttaataaatttttacatacaaatttttattccgcgtcgaaagttatgggttcagttgaactcATAGGTTATACGCTGCATCCGCCCCTAATTATGCTGGAagctcatatgtaaaaaattcgaactccagcatattatgctggaatatttcgGATTTTTAACTCTATTTTAGTtcagattttatctttatatgaaaagtgactaaatttcgattacttttgaaactgtggctatttttcaattaccagttgtAAATCcagttattttttaatttcactCTAAAATAACATCTCAATTTCATGGCCCACTACCGGAGTTGCAATATTTCAAATAAAAGGTACGTTTCTATATTAGATGACAGCATGCTCAAAATAagagtttaaatattttttaagtgTCAAAATATTTGGAAATCATATTTTAGGTTGAAAGGTTGAATTCAAACCTGCCGAAATTGTATGGAGTAATTATTTTTTAGTTTGTCAGCATCTTATCTAACTGAAATAAATAATTTCGGCAGGAACGTAGGGATTAAATAACATTAAAAAGTAACGGATTTGGCAAACGAAGCTGTCTCTGAGTTTTCTAGTTCAAAGCAACACATGGTCCTACCTATTTATTAAGATGACATtgatatgaattttttttttttctcttcgtAATATGAAGTTTTCCATGCacctaatatttttaaatatgtaagTACTaattatttatttctgttttcgTTTAGTGGTTCTTCTTGTCCTGCCTTCCTTCTTGTTACACAACCTTATTTCTCTTTTAAGACTTAACAATTCAAGCAAACATATTTATAAAAGAAACAACTTCTGCAATATGTCCATTTATTTACACTATCACAATACTGCTTATATATGTTTATGCAAATAGCCACCCTTAAAAAAGGAAATTTGTAATAAGAAATAAGACAAATTACCTATAACAAGTTGAAACAAATTTTCTTTTATATTCGAATAAAAATTAAATCCTTAAAGAATAAGTATATATTTAAGTTTATATACTGATAATATAAATAAATAGTAAAAGGTAAGCTCGGTGCATAAAGTATCTCGCATTCATGCAGGGTCCGGGCCggggaagggccgcaccccaAGGAAATATGATGTTAGGCAGCCTACCTGACTAATTTCACGGTTCgaacctataggtcacacggaaACAACTTCATCGTTGCTCCAAAACTCCCCTTTTTATACATTGACAATATAAACTATATTTTGTACAATTAAGTGACTTCAAACACAATTCCATCAATAGAAAAATGGTAAACAACCTACTATTAATCAGTCTACATAATCACATAGATACGGTTAAAAAATATTctaactttgaatttgaataacaCGACCATTTGATTTTTCATCATATtgaaaaagtaataaaaatgagAGGTGTGAAGCAATTTACCTTCCAGTGCCGTAGAAGGCGATGAGGACtccctttctaatcttgtaagataATCCTTCTTCTTCCTATTaatcttcttctccttttttctGCTAACATACTGAAGCTGTTGCTCCTTCACTTTTTTTGTCTCAAACCACCTCGACAAAATCCACCTTGGCGATATACAAGTACTAAAGCTCCTGGTACACGTTGTTTCTGCAGATCTTCTTTTCCTAATTTCTGTACAAGCCCTTGCTGTGATTATGGAGATGCTACAATAATCGTCACTTCCCATTAGGATCTTCGTTAAAACTTATTTCCCCTCAATACTTGCTGTTTTATGGCCAACAGAGTTAACTCACGATCTCTTGTTTGAGTTTTCGAAATAGAAATACTACTAAGAATTGAGGAGGGAAATTTTTGAAAGTGAAAGGTTCACGGGTTTCTTCATGTCCTAATTTATGAGCCTATCTCACTGAAACCGAAACAACATTAATGACATTAATTTAGGTGATGATTCAATTTTTGTATATTACTCCCTCCAATAAGTGATTTCTTTTTGTATTTGGCATGCTCCTTAAGAAAAAAACATAAGTATCTTAACTATATTACccttaattaaaatttatatattattaacttgACACATTGGTATGCGTAAAGAAGGACAAATTTGACAAAGTAAAGTTAATTCATTCTTGATTATGTAAAAGGAGCACTTATTTttaaccaaataaaaaggtcaaaAAATCACTTACTATGGACCGGAGGCAGTAGTATATTACATGGAAATGATTTGTGTTATATTTACCAAAAAAATCGATCTTCTTGTTAGTTCTGCAGTTTAGGCATTAACGCTGTAAATTTGAACAAAACCAGTTTTCCCCTGAAACTGGTTGGGAAAGTAAATGCAAAAAATACACTCTACCCACCCCAGGTTAAATGTTTTGTTATGCTTATCAATGgccaattcaatttttttttaactgAACTTCGTTTTGAAATAAAAATTAAAGTTTTGCTACAAAATAGTTAACCATACGcaacttttaaaattttattttaataaatactCAGAAAGTTAGGGTAATATAGCAATTGCTAAGAACAAAAACAAGATATTCAATTTCTAAGGAAGAATGTAATTTAAATaaaaagaatgaaagaaaatgaatACATATTATACATCTATTTGGCCATAAATAATATTTCTGTAATGCAAGTACTGACGTTTAATATTTTCAAATGACATCAATATTTGAAACACATTGAAAAACTTATTTGATGAGTATTGCAAGTAAGATTTCAATTTTGTTTCTAAGTGAAATTcatatttaaatatatatttttgaattctAACTTCCAACTTTAAATTCAAATATCAATCCTTTTTCGACGTCAACCGAATACTGCCGCGTGCTTAGTACATGGTGGATGATTAATGACTAAAGGAAAGGAATTAATCCCTAACTAATCTTGCCAACTACGTAATAACTTTTATAAGCTAGTTAATTAATTAGTTGAATATTCCTAAAATGCAAATCACTAGAATGTTACAGAATACGTATCAGAAAATAACGAAATAAAAACGTAAAACTCCTTTCCTGGTGTGACGTAATATCAGAGAGAGGATTATTTCGGGGGCTAAATTGCAACATCTAAGAACTTGAGGGAACTCCGTCCCAATACTATCAAACGATATTTGTTTTTTCACGCAATTACTGATCTTTAATGTAGTGGAAGGCAGATGTAGGAATTAGCACACAATTGCGGCCAGTGACAAATTATTGCTCTATTTTGGGACCACGAAGCATATGACTTTATTCATCCTTTCAAAATCAATTGATTCTATCTCGGAATTTATAGTTTAATTTTCGAATCTCTCTCAGCtttctattaaaaaaaatgtGAATGTTATCAGAAAACCAAAAGTATAATTACCGAAAGCTCATTTCAATTGTTATGTTTTGCAGTTAAGCTAGTTAACAATGGGCATTCTCGTTTTAATTAATGTTACACTTATGTTGAATAGTTGTTTATATTTTTCGACTATTACTGGCTCAATGTCTTGGTACCAGCCACGGAGCTCCAACTAATAAACAGAAAATGTTTCATAATTAATCAACTAAATCAAAATTAGAAAAAGGAAGAAGTACAGTGTGGAAAGGGCTTTAAAGAAAGTAGCTGTCTAAAAATAAATGGTGAAAGATAAAtaaagttgaagaagaaacgaGTTTGCATATGAACAAGGACAAAAGGCCAAATATACCCCTCTACTCTCAAATATTATTTACATGTACCCTTCATTATATTATTGGGTTATCCATACCTCTACAGTCATACATTGGAACAAAAATGCCCCTGTTTTGGATGGAGTGACACGTGCCAACACCAGATTAAAATGactcatttcttttttttatccAACCCATTTTACAAAAAACTCACAATGAaccatattttcatttttcagtttttttaaagaattttctttttataaaacttaaaaaaaattgcaaaatattttcgtttttctaAACTAAGTAGATACTGAAAAGATTTTGCAAAACAAATTGAAAAAATTCATTTGTttaacaaatattttttttaaaaaaaaactataaaaacaTATttgtaaaaactaaaaaaaatgtaaaaaataaattttttctttcagtttttaacaaaatattttcgttttttaacaACTGAAAAAATATTtccaacaaaatatttttgtttttgaaaaatgtttttttttagtttttgtaaagattttctttttgtaaaaactgaaaaaacaaattagtataaactgaattttttttgcaaaaaacagaaaaaaattattttcgttttttaaaaactgaaaaaattattttcaacaaaatatttcgttttttgaaaaatatttttttcagtttttaaaaagaattttgttttgtaaaaactggaaaaacaaatttgtaaaaacagaaaaaaaaaatatttttgttttttaaaaaactgaaatttaaaaaaaaaactggaaaaaaatgaaaatagtggTCGGGTTGTGGGTTTTTTTAAAAACAGGTCGGGTAAAAAAAAGGTCGTTTTAATCTGGTGTTGCCACGTGTCACTCCATCCAAAACAAGGATATTTTAGTTTCAAAGTATGACAGTAGGGGTATAGATAACTCAATAGTATGACGGTAGGGGTATAGATAACCCAATAGTATAACGAGGGGTACATGTAAACAATATTTGAAAGTAAAGGGGTATATCTAGCCCTTTGCTGAactccttttcctcttttttgaagCATGAACAGATGAACTAGAGAAAATTCTGATAGGTTTgaaaatgtgacgacccgaccagtttctgcttcttattgctttgtctatcgattCTATGCATGTTCGGCTTAGTCGGTTCGGGTCCGGAAAAGATTTGGTAAggcttgagacacttagtctcttttggggAAGCTTAAATTGAAAAAGttaaccgaatgttgacttatgtgttagagggctcggatgtgagttccgatgattcggatagcttcgggaggtgattttggacttaggagcgtgatcggaatgaattttggaggtccggagtagatttaggcttgaattggcgaaattgaatttttggcgatttccggttgataggtgagattttgatatagggatcagaatggaatttcgagagttgcagtaattccgttgtgtcatttgagatgtgtgtgcaaaatttcaggtcattcggacatggtttggttgggttttagatcaaaagcgtaatttaaaagattttggaattttaggcttgaatccgatgcgaatttgtgttttgatattgttttgagcgttccgaagattggaacaagtttgaatgaggttatgggatatgttggtatgtttggttgaggtcccgggggcctcgggtgagtttcgagtggtcaatcggaccatttcatgctttggaaaagttgcagatttttgagCTTCAGATATTGCAgagttttcttcttcgcgatcgcgtagggcaGTGATGGGGGCAGCCcaggttgttcttcgcgttcgcgaagttggAGACGTGATCGCATAAGGTGGTGAAGTTATTGATCGCGAACGCGTGGAGAAGGTCGCTTTCGCGTAGAGTTAAGTGGACCAGGGGATTGACCTGGAGTttattcatcgcgaacgcggtcccttgtccgcgatcgcgtaggtggGGGATGCCTGAGCATCGCGTTCTCGTGGGAGAtgacgcgttcgcatagagtaaaaatTGGGTTCtgagaatttgtgcttcgcgatcgcgaagggggttccgcgatcgcgatgaaggatttcaggcttgggcagaaggtttaaatagtcgtcttgtccgcgattttggggtttatttcctccattgttgagcgtttttgaagctttttgaagaggattgaagatggattcaaggggaatcacttggaggtaagattcagagacttaaaactcgattctaatgtgaaatctacctaattaatcatagaaattaagcttaaaattgaagaactacggcttgaaattggagacctagaatttgggatttgaggggtcatttgtggttggattttgatgcttttggtatgaatgaactcgaggagtgataaggaatccattgatgtgattgTTACcgaaatccgagacgtgggcccgacggtaggattttggtaatttcgggatttgagttgtaaattgattattttcgcttgggcttcgttcctttagcatattttgacgccgcgattctgattttggatagattcaacgggagtggaggccgattcgaggggcaaaggcgtcgcgggctagagtttagaccgaattgaggtgagtaatgattgtaaatgatgttctgagggtatgaaaccccggattgcacactgttgtgctatattgaggtgacacacacgctagatgacgagcgttgggtcgtgcactgttggggattgtgacttagtccatcccgagtgatgattttaccgcgtatttgactgaaaactatttgctatcatcatgttttgggctgaatgccatatttgggcctcgtgccaactatttgaacccttaggggatttttattgatatttcctcactgcttgactttatacttgaactcagtcatgctatattttattgttttcataacttaaccatgtttactctgttttaatacttgaatgatattttaaataatattctag contains:
- the LOC104220282 gene encoding protein POLARALIZATION DURING ASYMMETRIC DIVISION AND REDISTRIBUTION-like, encoding MGSDDYCSISIITARACTEIRKRRSAETTCTRSFSTCISPRWILSRWFETKKVKEQQLQYVSRKKEKKINRKKKDYLTRLERESSSPSTALEGGDKKADSLNLGIGFGLIYLFNATKNELNKIVEIRREMEILLHNSKVEFQNQGRIRRNLSDSRAKISHHDSDYVEQFAYSTDIEEESEITCSHDHTAFNCKSMKGNERNLEMNQLEAELEVELERLQFHSDSEVMLKYPTQQNAEIMDSSEGSISTSFTEVYNPNACVTIESCGVPAEELNRKLHELLQTRQEERIKELESALESAMQKLEEKEKEICWWRDTAKVISQQVPSRRSLATID